One genomic segment of Gemmatimonadota bacterium includes these proteins:
- a CDS encoding DUF2491 family protein: protein MSFHIIRSVAKKQAKEAAGFFRKKPERVDQDLPLGVAIDRLVDIDAVASSTFTGLVHFNFPSFPMAIEAIGKIDLGEGAMAYRCYLQDTSAFLQVVSDHGEPVECRLYVLDRDLYPHSEEVWEQWLNSTDGIIGSPEVLHGDGEERSYQREWMDGDGQSAPVQVDERIIRDAYGEQVFEETQQAMSYFRVASGDPHNPEDPERVDEFLLISAGDGVIELYLGVALMLEEVTVI, encoded by the coding sequence ATGAGCTTTCACATCATTCGTTCCGTAGCGAAGAAGCAGGCGAAAGAGGCGGCTGGTTTTTTTCGGAAGAAACCCGAGCGGGTCGACCAGGACCTGCCCCTGGGCGTCGCCATCGACCGGTTGGTCGACATTGATGCTGTCGCGTCGTCCACCTTTACCGGTCTCGTCCATTTCAACTTTCCCTCCTTTCCCATGGCCATCGAGGCGATCGGAAAGATCGACCTCGGCGAAGGGGCCATGGCCTACCGGTGCTATCTCCAGGATACCTCGGCGTTTCTCCAGGTGGTGTCGGACCACGGGGAGCCCGTGGAATGCCGCCTGTACGTGCTCGACCGGGATCTGTATCCCCATTCCGAGGAAGTCTGGGAACAGTGGCTGAACAGCACGGACGGCATCATAGGATCCCCGGAAGTGCTGCACGGCGACGGGGAGGAAAGAAGCTACCAGCGGGAATGGATGGACGGCGACGGGCAGTCTGCCCCGGTACAGGTCGACGAGCGGATCATCCGCGACGCGTACGGAGAGCAGGTCTTCGAGGAAACCCAGCAGGCCATGTCCTACTTCCGGGTGGCGAGCGGGGATCCCCACAACCCGGAAGATCCCGAGCGCGTGGACGAATTCCTGTTGATCAGCGCGGGCGACGGCGTTATAGAACTGTATCTGGGCGTGGCATTGATGCTCGAGGAAGTCACGGTTATTTAA